The DNA segment GCAATTTTTATGTCGCCATGTACGATAAGGCCAGGGATATGATATCCATTCCTTATATGCAGGATGCCAATGATAATTTTGAATATTTTCCTGCCGGTAAAACATTATCCGGCTATGTAATTAAAACGGCCAGATCATTGTTTGCGGATCAGGCAATGTTTAAGCAGCTTAAAAGAAACGGCGAGATAGAACTGGTAGGTACTGATTCTAAAATATGGCTGGGTGTCCCTCTTGTTACCTCTTCCGGTGAGGCGATTGGCATGATCGGCATTCAAAGTTATGAGGATGAAAATGCCTATTGCAGAAAGGACATGGAATTGCTGGAATTCCTGTCCAATCAGATCTGCATTACCATTGAACGGAAATTGTATGAGGATGCTATTCAGCTGGAAAAATCCTATTTTGAGCAACTCTTTGAATTTTCACCTGAAGCATTGGTGGTTACGGATTGTCATGGGACCCTGCTTAAGGCCAATCAGGAATTTTATAACATGTTCGCCTTTCAGCCTGAGGAATCGTTGGGGTTGAATTTGGTTGATCTGATCATTCCGGTTCACCTGAAAAAAGAAGCCGCTTCGATAAAAAGGAAAATCCTGAACGGTGAAAAGATAAAAGTCGAAACCATGATGAAAAGGAAAGGAGGTTCTTTGTTTGATGTATCCATTTTGAGCTCTCCCATTTACAAAAATGGCAAGATAAATGGAAATTATGAAATCTACAGGGATATTACAGATCAGAAGGTTGCAGAGCTCAAACTCAGGGAAGCCAAAGAGAAAGCAGAAGAAGCCGACAGGCTTAAAACCGCTTTTCTTTCAAACATGTCACATGAAATCCGGACTCCGTTAAATTCTATTCTGGGATTCACGGATTTGCTTTTTAGCCAGGATTTATCCAAAGAGGTAAAGAATGAATACAAGGAAATCATTGCCAACAGCGGAAGAAATTTGTTGAACCTGATTGAGGATATTATTGACGTTTCCAAAATTGAAGTGGGGCAACTCAGAATTTATAATTCTAATTGTTATTTAAACAAACTCATGAAAGAACTCAAGGTTTTGTTTGATGAAGAAATAAAAAGGAAACAGAAAAAGGAAGTCAAACTGATCCTGAAAAATG comes from the Bacteroidota bacterium genome and includes:
- a CDS encoding ATP-binding protein, yielding MIQTSTQENLVSDDLEIRQLKDKIKKLESKLAEKRKVEQLQTALYNISNAVNKSKDLKDLLQEIRDTLSPIIDTSNFYVAMYDKARDMISIPYMQDANDNFEYFPAGKTLSGYVIKTARSLFADQAMFKQLKRNGEIELVGTDSKIWLGVPLVTSSGEAIGMIGIQSYEDENAYCRKDMELLEFLSNQICITIERKLYEDAIQLEKSYFEQLFEFSPEALVVTDCHGTLLKANQEFYNMFAFQPEESLGLNLVDLIIPVHLKKEAASIKRKILNGEKIKVETMMKRKGGSLFDVSILSSPIYKNGKINGNYEIYRDITDQKVAELKLREAKEKAEEADRLKTAFLSNMSHEIRTPLNSILGFTDLLFSQDLSKEVKNEYKEIIANSGRNLLNLIEDIIDVSKIEVGQLRIYNSNCYLNKLMKELKVLFDEEIKRKQKKEVKLILKNGCGDEQFNIVSDPFRLRQIILNLLGNSLKFTDRGFIEFGYMIENNVPNPVLKFYVKDTGIGIPLEQQSFIFERFRQADNQNHYINHGTGLGLTISKGLVELLGGRIWLKSEPAAGSTFYFTIPLRQKTE